A window of Candidatus Hydrogenedentota bacterium contains these coding sequences:
- a CDS encoding type II toxin-antitoxin system VapC family toxin — MYLLDTNVCIHILNRSHAGVARQFRLHAPRTLTLCSVVKAELLFGARRSSRVEENLRLLEVFFAPFQSLSFDDRCAEEAALIRAQLAAQGRPIGPHDILIAATARVHDAVLVTHNTGEFARVTGLRLEDWET; from the coding sequence ATGTACCTGCTCGACACGAATGTCTGCATCCATATTCTGAATCGGTCTCACGCGGGGGTCGCGAGGCAGTTTCGCTTGCACGCGCCCAGAACGCTGACGTTATGTAGTGTCGTAAAAGCGGAATTGCTCTTCGGCGCGCGCCGGAGCAGCAGAGTCGAAGAGAACCTTCGCTTGCTGGAGGTTTTCTTTGCTCCGTTTCAGAGCCTTTCCTTCGATGATCGCTGCGCGGAGGAAGCGGCGCTGATTCGCGCCCAGCTCGCGGCGCAGGGCCGGCCCATCGGCCCGCACGATATCCTTATCGCCGCCACCGCGCGTGTACACGACGCGGTGCTGGTGACGCACAACACGGGCGAGTTTGCGCGCGTCACGGGGCTGCGGCTGGAGGATTGGGAAACGTGA
- the carB gene encoding carbamoyl-phosphate synthase large subunit: protein MPKRTDLKKIMLIGSGPIVIGQACEFDYSGTQACKALREEGYEVVLVNSNPATIMTDPDTADRVYIEPLTVEFLERVIERERPDALLPTVGGQTGLNLAVNLAEAGILEKYGCELIGAKLPAIRKAEDRGEFKEAMIKIGLDVPRSQVVHTLEEARDFGVEVNYAAVIRPAFTLGGSGAGLAFNKDEYEKAVKYGLEMSPVTEVLIEESIIGWKEFELEVMRDLHDNVVIICSIENVDAMGVHTGDSITVAPAQTLTDKEYQVMRDAAVAIIREIGVDTGGSNVQFAVHPETGRMIVIEMNPRVSRSSALASKATGFPIAKIAAKLAVGYSLDEIRNDITRETPASFEPTIDYVVTKIPRWAFEKFPGSEPHLGVQMKSVGETMAIGRTFKESLQKGMRGLEIGRSGLLGDGKAKPLTDQPGSEKEKEALLHAMRLPTPDRLSQIAEAMALGATVDQIYKATWIDPWFLRQMKEIVDEYRALAAANPDDAATLRRAKEMGFSDQQLARLWSKSDQSIRTRRKKLGVLPCYRLVDTCAAEFEAYTPYYYSSYGDEDEFRGSDKERIVILGGGPNRIGQGIEFDYCCVHAAFALKEDGYETIMVNCNPETVSTDYDTSDSLFFEPVTFEDVMNIIDRVQPKGVIVQYGGQTPLNLAERLEAAGAPIIGTSPDSIARAEDRKRFREVVEKLNLLQPANDTAVSFDEAAVIAEKIGYPVVVRPSFVLGGRAMEIVYDRDSLNRYMTYAVEASPDSPILIDKFLEGAIELDVDAISDGETVVVAGIMQHIEEAGVHSGDSACILPPYDLDPALIEEVKAQTRALALELNVIGLMNIQFAIRDADIFLLEVNPRASRTVPFVSKAIGVPLAKLAARVMAGKTLKELGFTEDPTPEYTSAKEVVLPFIKFPGVDILLGPEMRSTGEVMGIDQNMGLAFAKSQIAAGASVPLGGTVFISLNARDKEKIGSLGKDLAELGFKFLATDGTAAILRKDGIEVEEVYKVGEGRPNIVDAIINDQVDWIINTPMGAASKHDEVAIRRTALENSIPTMTTLAAARAAVQAIRALKDGKLSTTSLQEYHGAMRSK from the coding sequence ATGCCGAAGAGAACTGACCTCAAGAAAATCATGTTGATTGGCTCCGGCCCGATCGTGATCGGGCAGGCCTGCGAATTCGACTACTCCGGTACGCAGGCGTGCAAGGCGCTGCGCGAGGAAGGCTACGAGGTCGTTCTGGTCAACAGCAACCCGGCCACCATCATGACCGACCCCGATACGGCCGATCGCGTCTACATCGAGCCACTGACGGTGGAGTTCCTCGAACGCGTCATCGAGCGCGAGCGCCCCGACGCGCTCCTGCCGACGGTCGGCGGCCAGACCGGTCTGAACCTGGCCGTGAACCTGGCGGAAGCCGGCATCCTGGAGAAGTACGGCTGCGAACTGATCGGCGCGAAGCTGCCCGCCATCCGAAAGGCCGAGGACCGGGGCGAGTTCAAGGAGGCCATGATCAAGATCGGCCTCGACGTGCCCCGCAGCCAGGTCGTGCACACGCTGGAAGAGGCCCGGGACTTCGGCGTGGAAGTGAACTACGCGGCCGTCATCCGTCCCGCCTTCACGCTCGGCGGTTCGGGCGCGGGGCTCGCCTTCAACAAGGACGAATACGAAAAGGCCGTCAAGTACGGGCTGGAAATGAGCCCCGTCACGGAAGTCCTGATCGAGGAATCGATCATCGGCTGGAAAGAATTCGAGCTCGAGGTCATGCGCGACCTCCACGACAACGTCGTGATCATCTGCTCGATCGAAAACGTGGACGCCATGGGCGTGCACACCGGCGACAGCATCACCGTGGCACCCGCGCAGACGCTGACGGACAAGGAATACCAGGTAATGCGCGACGCCGCCGTCGCCATCATCCGCGAAATCGGCGTGGATACCGGGGGCTCGAACGTGCAGTTCGCCGTGCATCCCGAAACAGGGCGCATGATCGTCATCGAGATGAACCCGCGCGTCTCCCGTAGCTCCGCGCTGGCCTCCAAGGCGACCGGCTTCCCGATCGCCAAGATCGCCGCGAAACTCGCGGTCGGCTACTCGCTCGACGAAATCCGAAACGACATCACGCGCGAGACGCCCGCCTCCTTCGAGCCCACCATCGACTACGTCGTGACCAAGATCCCCCGCTGGGCCTTCGAAAAGTTCCCCGGCTCCGAGCCGCACCTCGGCGTGCAGATGAAGAGCGTCGGCGAAACCATGGCCATCGGGCGCACCTTCAAGGAATCGTTGCAGAAAGGCATGCGCGGCCTCGAAATCGGGCGCAGCGGCCTGCTTGGCGACGGCAAGGCCAAGCCCCTCACCGACCAGCCCGGCAGCGAGAAGGAAAAAGAGGCCCTGCTCCACGCGATGCGGCTTCCCACGCCCGATCGCCTCAGCCAGATCGCCGAGGCCATGGCGCTGGGCGCGACCGTGGACCAGATCTACAAGGCCACCTGGATCGATCCCTGGTTCCTCCGGCAGATGAAGGAAATCGTGGACGAATACCGGGCGCTCGCCGCCGCGAACCCAGACGACGCCGCAACCCTCCGGCGCGCAAAGGAAATGGGCTTCTCGGATCAGCAGCTTGCCCGGCTCTGGAGCAAGTCCGACCAGTCCATCCGCACGCGGCGGAAGAAACTGGGCGTGCTCCCGTGCTACCGACTGGTGGATACCTGCGCGGCGGAATTCGAGGCCTACACCCCCTATTACTACTCGTCCTACGGCGATGAAGACGAATTCCGAGGCAGCGACAAGGAGCGTATCGTCATTCTGGGCGGCGGCCCCAACCGCATCGGGCAGGGCATTGAGTTCGACTACTGCTGTGTGCACGCGGCGTTCGCCCTGAAGGAAGACGGCTACGAGACCATCATGGTCAACTGCAACCCGGAGACCGTTTCAACCGACTACGACACCTCCGACAGCCTCTTCTTCGAGCCGGTGACCTTCGAAGACGTGATGAACATCATCGATCGTGTCCAGCCAAAGGGCGTGATCGTGCAGTATGGCGGCCAGACTCCCCTGAACCTGGCCGAGCGACTCGAGGCGGCGGGCGCCCCCATCATCGGCACCTCGCCGGACAGCATCGCCCGCGCCGAGGACCGCAAGCGCTTCCGTGAGGTCGTGGAGAAGTTGAACCTGCTGCAGCCGGCCAATGATACCGCTGTATCGTTTGACGAAGCCGCCGTGATTGCGGAGAAGATCGGCTATCCCGTGGTGGTCCGCCCTTCATTCGTGCTGGGCGGCCGCGCAATGGAAATCGTATATGATCGCGATTCCCTCAACCGCTATATGACCTACGCCGTGGAGGCTTCTCCCGATTCCCCCATCCTTATCGACAAGTTCCTGGAAGGGGCCATCGAGCTGGATGTGGACGCCATCTCCGACGGTGAGACGGTGGTGGTGGCGGGCATTATGCAGCACATCGAAGAGGCGGGCGTGCACTCCGGCGACAGCGCCTGTATCCTGCCGCCCTACGATCTGGATCCCGCGCTGATAGAGGAAGTGAAGGCGCAGACCCGCGCGCTTGCCCTGGAATTGAACGTCATCGGCCTCATGAACATCCAGTTCGCCATACGCGACGCCGATATCTTCCTGCTGGAGGTGAACCCCCGCGCCAGCCGCACCGTCCCCTTCGTCAGCAAGGCCATCGGCGTGCCGCTCGCCAAGCTCGCCGCGCGCGTCATGGCCGGCAAGACCCTAAAGGAGCTGGGCTTCACTGAGGATCCAACCCCGGAATACACCTCCGCCAAGGAAGTGGTGCTCCCCTTCATCAAGTTCCCCGGCGTGGATATCCTGCTTGGACCCGAGATGCGCAGCACCGGCGAGGTCATGGGCATCGACCAGAACATGGGCCTCGCCTTCGCCAAGAGCCAGATCGCCGCGGGCGCCAGCGTCCCCCTCGGCGGCACGGTATTCATCAGCCTCAACGCGCGGGACAAGGAGAAGATCGGCTCGCTCGGCAAGGACCTGGCCGAACTCGGCTTCAAGTTCCTGGCCACCGACGGCACCGCCGCCATTCTCCGGAAAGACGGCATCGAAGTCGAAGAGGTCTACAAGGTCGGCGAAGGACGCCCCAATATCGTCGACGCCATCATCAATGATCAGGTGGACTGGATCATCAACACCCCCATGGGCGCCGCCTCCAAGCACGACGAGGTGGCGATCCGCCGCACCGCCCTGGAAAACAGCATCCCCACCATGACCACCCTCGCCGCCGCCCGCGCCGCCGTGCAGGCCATACGCGCCCTCAAGGACGGCAAACTCTCCACAACCTCGCTGCAGGAATACCACGGCGCAATGCGGTCGAAGTAG
- the greA gene encoding transcription elongation factor GreA — protein MEKLYISRDGLEKLKRELQEMNERRMLVAAAIEHARSLGDLKENAEYHSAKEEQAMLHAKIKDTEDKIARSEILEEQDIDTSKAYMGATVRVLNVKTKKEISYTLVSPVEADMVNGKISTSSPVGKAMLGKASGEEVVAKVPAGDLKLKILEISY, from the coding sequence ATGGAAAAACTGTATATCTCGCGGGATGGCCTTGAGAAGCTCAAGCGCGAGCTCCAGGAAATGAACGAGCGGCGCATGCTGGTGGCGGCGGCGATCGAGCACGCACGCTCGCTCGGTGACCTCAAGGAAAACGCGGAATACCACTCGGCGAAAGAGGAGCAGGCCATGCTCCACGCCAAGATCAAGGACACCGAGGACAAAATCGCCCGCTCCGAGATCCTCGAAGAGCAGGATATCGACACCAGCAAGGCCTACATGGGCGCGACGGTCCGCGTACTGAACGTGAAAACGAAAAAAGAGATTAGCTACACCCTCGTCAGCCCCGTGGAAGCCGACATGGTGAACGGTAAAATTTCGACGAGTTCGCCGGTCGGGAAAGCCATGTTGGGAAAGGCCTCGGGTGAAGAAGTGGTGGCGAAGGTGCCTGCGGGCGACCTCAAGCTCAAGATTCTGGAAATTAGTTACTGA
- the guaB gene encoding IMP dehydrogenase → MSNQRISKGLSFDDVLLRPARSRILPRDVRLQTRLTRNITLNIPLISAAMDTVTEARLAIAIAQEGGIGVIHKNLTIEDQAEEVDKVKRSQSGTITDPFTLKPDDKLQDAENLMARYHISGVPITDGHGTLLGILTNRDLRFEEDFSQPISTSMTPRERLVTLAPGAPHDEAIKLLHKHRIEKLPIVDAEGKLKGLLTIKDIKKARDFPNRCTDHTSRLRVGAALGVGPEEKDRARALIDAGVDVLVVDSAHGHSEMVLDTVRLLKEAFPDTDFIAGNIVTADGARDLIEAGADAVKVGVGPGSICTTRVVAGVGVPQLTAILDVSEVCREAGVPVIADGGIKYSGDIAKAIAGGADTTMIGSLFAGTEESPGETVLYEGRTFKVVRGMGSIKAMQKGSKTRYMQFDDEPRKLVPEGIEARVPYRGSLADYVHQLVGGLRASMGYCGCQDIPSMQRDTEFVQITAAGLRESHPHDVTITEDAPNYQIPR, encoded by the coding sequence ATGAGCAACCAACGCATATCCAAAGGCCTCTCCTTCGACGACGTGCTGCTCCGCCCGGCGCGTTCCCGCATCCTGCCGCGCGACGTCCGCCTCCAGACCCGCCTGACGCGCAATATCACGCTGAATATTCCGCTGATCAGCGCCGCGATGGATACCGTGACCGAGGCGCGGCTGGCCATCGCCATCGCCCAGGAGGGCGGTATCGGCGTCATCCACAAGAACCTCACGATCGAGGATCAGGCCGAGGAAGTCGACAAGGTCAAGCGCTCCCAGTCCGGCACGATTACGGACCCGTTCACGCTGAAGCCGGACGACAAGCTTCAGGACGCCGAGAACCTGATGGCGCGCTACCACATCTCGGGCGTGCCCATCACGGACGGTCACGGAACGTTGCTGGGCATTCTTACGAACCGCGACCTGCGCTTCGAGGAGGACTTTTCCCAGCCGATTTCCACATCGATGACGCCGCGCGAGCGCCTGGTGACCCTGGCCCCCGGCGCGCCCCACGACGAGGCGATCAAGCTGCTGCACAAGCACCGCATCGAGAAACTTCCGATCGTGGACGCCGAAGGCAAGCTCAAGGGCCTGCTTACGATTAAGGACATCAAGAAGGCGCGGGACTTCCCGAACCGCTGCACCGACCACACCAGCCGCCTGCGCGTGGGCGCGGCGCTGGGCGTCGGGCCGGAGGAGAAGGATCGCGCCCGGGCGCTGATCGACGCGGGCGTGGATGTGCTTGTGGTGGACAGCGCCCACGGCCACTCCGAGATGGTGCTCGACACGGTCCGCCTGTTGAAGGAAGCCTTCCCGGACACCGACTTCATCGCTGGGAATATTGTGACCGCGGATGGCGCGCGCGACCTGATTGAAGCCGGCGCCGACGCGGTCAAGGTGGGCGTGGGCCCCGGCTCCATCTGCACCACCCGCGTGGTCGCCGGTGTGGGCGTGCCGCAGCTGACCGCGATCCTGGATGTTTCCGAGGTCTGCAGGGAAGCGGGCGTGCCGGTCATCGCCGACGGCGGCATCAAGTACAGCGGGGATATCGCCAAGGCGATTGCGGGCGGCGCGGACACGACGATGATTGGCAGCCTTTTCGCGGGCACCGAGGAGAGCCCGGGCGAAACCGTGCTCTACGAGGGGCGCACCTTCAAGGTGGTGCGCGGCATGGGCTCGATCAAGGCGATGCAGAAGGGCAGCAAGACGCGGTACATGCAGTTTGACGACGAGCCGCGCAAGCTCGTTCCCGAAGGCATCGAGGCGCGGGTCCCCTACCGCGGCTCTCTGGCCGACTATGTCCACCAGCTCGTCGGCGGCCTGCGCGCCTCCATGGGGTACTGCGGCTGCCAGGATATCCCCTCGATGCAGCGCGACACCGAGTTCGTCCAGATAACGGCGGCGGGCCTCCGGGAAAGCCATCCCCACGACGTCACCATCACCGAGGACGCGCCCAACTACCAGATACCCCGCTGA
- the guaA gene encoding glutamine-hydrolyzing GMP synthase, whose translation MQGIGRPIVVLDFGAQYSKLIARRVREAEVYSLILPFNAPLDEIRALDPAGLIFSGGPASVHVDGAPLPDPGVFDLGVPILGICYGVQLLAHMLGGKVEAADEREYGIAHLTHNDPTGFLANINEHAQVWMSHGDRITRLPDGFQAIGRTENSPYAAIADPSRKRYGVQFHPEVVHTPQGAEMISNFVHTVCGCGAGWNMGSFVDVAVQEIRDRVGNRQVLCGLSGGVDSSVAAALIHKAIGDNLTCVFVNNGLLRKGEADLVQHVFRDNFHINLDYVDAEDLFLDALAGVTDPERKRKIIGNLFVDVFEKEATRLGHMDFLAQGTLYPDVIESVSATGGPSVTIKSHHNVGGLPEKMNMELLEPLRELFKDEVRALGLELGLPKEIVYRHPFPGPGLGVRCIGEVTRERLKTLREADAIFIEEIRKAGLYDAIWQALVCLLPVRSVGVQGDERTYEEVCSLRAVTSEDAMTADWFRFPPEVLQRASNRICNEVKHINRVLYDVTSKPPGTIEWE comes from the coding sequence ATGCAGGGAATCGGACGCCCCATTGTCGTTCTGGATTTTGGCGCCCAGTACAGCAAGCTCATTGCGCGGCGCGTGCGCGAAGCGGAAGTCTACAGCCTGATACTCCCGTTTAACGCGCCGCTGGACGAAATCCGCGCGCTGGACCCCGCGGGCCTCATATTCAGCGGCGGCCCCGCGAGCGTGCATGTGGACGGTGCCCCGTTGCCGGATCCGGGCGTGTTCGACCTGGGGGTTCCCATCCTGGGCATCTGCTACGGGGTGCAACTCCTGGCGCATATGCTCGGGGGCAAGGTCGAAGCGGCGGACGAGCGCGAGTACGGCATCGCCCACCTCACTCACAACGATCCGACCGGGTTCCTGGCCAACATCAATGAACATGCGCAGGTATGGATGAGCCACGGCGATCGCATCACGCGGCTGCCGGATGGCTTCCAGGCCATTGGGCGCACCGAGAACTCGCCCTATGCGGCGATCGCGGATCCGTCCCGCAAGCGCTACGGCGTGCAGTTCCATCCCGAAGTTGTTCACACGCCGCAGGGCGCCGAGATGATCTCCAATTTCGTGCACACGGTTTGCGGTTGCGGCGCGGGCTGGAATATGGGGTCTTTTGTCGATGTGGCGGTTCAGGAGATCCGAGACCGCGTGGGCAATCGCCAGGTGCTCTGCGGGCTCAGCGGCGGCGTCGATTCCAGCGTGGCGGCGGCGCTCATTCATAAGGCCATCGGCGACAACCTCACGTGCGTGTTTGTGAACAACGGCCTGCTCCGCAAGGGCGAGGCCGATCTGGTCCAGCATGTGTTCCGCGACAACTTCCACATCAATCTCGACTACGTGGACGCCGAGGATCTGTTTCTCGATGCGCTGGCGGGCGTCACCGATCCGGAGCGCAAGCGCAAGATAATCGGCAATCTTTTCGTGGACGTATTCGAAAAAGAGGCCACGCGCCTGGGGCACATGGACTTCCTCGCCCAGGGCACGCTGTACCCCGATGTCATCGAGTCCGTCTCCGCGACGGGCGGGCCTTCGGTCACGATCAAGAGCCACCACAATGTGGGCGGCCTCCCCGAGAAGATGAACATGGAGTTGCTGGAGCCCCTCCGCGAGCTTTTCAAGGACGAAGTGCGCGCACTCGGCCTGGAACTGGGGCTTCCGAAGGAAATTGTATACCGGCACCCCTTCCCCGGTCCGGGCCTCGGGGTCCGCTGCATCGGCGAGGTGACGCGCGAGCGCCTGAAGACCCTGCGCGAGGCCGACGCCATCTTCATCGAGGAGATCCGGAAGGCGGGCCTGTACGACGCCATCTGGCAGGCCCTGGTCTGCCTGCTGCCCGTGCGCAGCGTGGGCGTGCAGGGCGACGAGCGGACGTACGAGGAGGTGTGCAGCCTGCGCGCGGTGACGTCGGAAGATGCGATGACCGCCGACTGGTTCCGCTTTCCCCCGGAGGTGCTCCAGCGCGCGAGCAACCGCATCTGCAACGAGGTGAAGCACATTAACCGCGTGCTGTACGATGTCACCTCGAAGCCGCCGGGCACGATCGAGTGGGAGTAG
- a CDS encoding sulfatase, with amino-acid sequence MSTILLPVLFAALAAPNVVFISVDTLRADHLGAYGFHRNTTPHLDRLAEQSLLFEDALCEQPQTGPSMIAMLASRVPRVTGAIRNGVPLPPGTPTAPMIFESAGYQTAAIVSNWNLKPKLSGLDRGFQHYDADFGRGFLGREKDEIAADEVTDRALAWLAQRDTARPMFFWVHYMDPHAPYKKKRGFEEQLGMTDNTRGRRIDPPEDRYQTEVAFADQQIGRLLDALPRENTFIVFTADHGEGLGEHNEWGHSRYLYQTTMHIPLFIHGPGVAPGRSDAPVRGIDIGPTLLGLAGLAAPESMQGQNLQAALPQSGTPREVETYGGGVPDGEDVREALATRPPDRQAIVIDGWKLIRNEGGARELYNLRDDPEEEHNRVEDDPERAADLEATLETWHRETPRNQSTAEDLSDEDLRMLEAQGYL; translated from the coding sequence ATGAGCACTATCCTCCTCCCCGTTCTCTTCGCCGCCCTCGCGGCGCCGAATGTTGTGTTTATCTCGGTCGACACCCTGCGCGCGGACCATCTGGGCGCCTACGGTTTCCACCGCAACACGACGCCCCACCTCGACCGGCTTGCGGAACAGTCGCTGCTCTTTGAGGACGCGCTTTGCGAACAGCCCCAGACCGGCCCTTCCATGATCGCGATGCTGGCGTCCCGGGTCCCGCGCGTGACCGGCGCGATCCGCAACGGCGTCCCCCTGCCGCCCGGCACGCCCACGGCGCCGATGATCTTCGAGAGCGCCGGCTATCAGACCGCCGCAATCGTCAGCAACTGGAATCTCAAGCCGAAACTCTCCGGGCTCGACCGGGGTTTCCAGCATTACGACGCGGATTTCGGGCGGGGCTTCCTGGGCCGGGAAAAGGATGAGATAGCGGCGGACGAGGTCACGGATCGCGCCCTGGCCTGGCTCGCGCAACGGGATACCGCGCGCCCGATGTTCTTCTGGGTTCACTACATGGACCCGCATGCACCGTACAAGAAGAAGCGCGGATTCGAGGAGCAGCTCGGCATGACGGACAATACGCGCGGCCGCCGCATCGATCCGCCGGAAGATCGCTACCAGACCGAGGTAGCCTTTGCCGACCAGCAGATCGGGCGCCTGCTGGACGCGCTGCCCCGCGAGAACACCTTCATCGTGTTCACCGCCGACCACGGCGAGGGCCTTGGCGAGCACAATGAGTGGGGCCATTCCCGCTACCTGTACCAGACCACCATGCACATCCCGCTGTTCATCCACGGCCCGGGCGTTGCGCCCGGCCGGAGCGACGCGCCCGTGCGCGGGATCGATATCGGGCCGACGCTCCTCGGGCTCGCCGGGCTGGCCGCGCCGGAGAGCATGCAGGGGCAGAACCTGCAGGCCGCGCTTCCACAATCCGGGACCCCGCGCGAAGTCGAGACCTACGGCGGCGGCGTGCCGGACGGGGAGGATGTTCGCGAGGCCCTGGCCACGCGCCCTCCGGATCGGCAGGCCATCGTGATTGACGGCTGGAAGCTGATCCGGAATGAAGGCGGCGCGCGGGAACTCTACAACCTGCGCGACGATCCCGAGGAAGAGCACAACCGCGTTGAGGACGACCCCGAACGCGCCGCGGACCTCGAAGCGACGCTGGAGACGTGGCATCGGGAAACCCCGCGCAACCAGTCCACCGCCGAGGACCTCTCCGACGAAGACCTCCGCATGCTGGAGGCCCAAGGCTATCTTTGA
- a CDS encoding Gfo/Idh/MocA family oxidoreductase, translating to MIKKTVTRRGFLKGAAAATTAPLLLPACATTRHGRRYPGPNDRINVAVVGAGWQGTSNMEGFLQNKDCRVIAVCDIDAHHLRGARDIVNRTYENQDCQAYRFFEEMYAREDIDAVSIALPDHWHAIPAIAAAERGFDIYGEKPLAHSWAEGRAIVDAVEKNKCIWQTGSWQRSVENFHHACELVRNGYIGKVNRVEIGLHDGYSDYAKTRELTEFTPPPPHLDYNRWLGPAQVAPYCPARTHKNWRWIMAYGGGRILDWCGHHCDIAHWGLGFDHTGPISAEGTGEFKDPHPLWDAPTHYDVDCVYADGMVMNVSSGNRSGTKWIGEDGWIHVDRSETEASNPNLLEHTIGDHEIRLYKSRNHIANFLECIRTRQETITPAETAHRSATIGHLCNAAIYTGRKVNWNPVTERVVGNREASAMMYPVYRAPWKL from the coding sequence ATGATCAAGAAGACCGTTACCCGGCGCGGATTTCTGAAGGGCGCCGCCGCCGCTACCACCGCTCCGCTGTTGCTTCCCGCGTGCGCCACCACGCGCCATGGCCGCCGCTATCCCGGCCCGAACGACCGCATTAACGTGGCCGTTGTGGGCGCTGGATGGCAGGGCACGAGCAACATGGAGGGCTTCCTCCAGAACAAGGATTGCCGCGTCATCGCCGTTTGCGATATCGATGCGCACCACCTCCGCGGCGCCCGCGATATCGTCAATCGCACCTACGAGAATCAAGACTGCCAGGCCTACCGCTTTTTCGAGGAGATGTACGCGCGCGAAGACATCGACGCGGTCAGCATTGCGCTGCCGGACCACTGGCACGCTATCCCCGCGATTGCGGCGGCGGAACGGGGCTTCGACATCTACGGCGAGAAGCCGCTGGCGCACTCCTGGGCCGAGGGCCGCGCGATTGTCGACGCGGTGGAGAAGAACAAGTGCATCTGGCAGACCGGAAGCTGGCAGCGTTCCGTGGAGAACTTCCACCACGCGTGTGAACTGGTCCGCAACGGCTACATCGGCAAGGTCAACCGCGTCGAGATCGGCCTGCACGACGGGTACAGCGACTACGCAAAGACCCGCGAACTGACCGAGTTCACGCCGCCGCCCCCGCACCTCGACTACAACCGCTGGCTCGGTCCGGCGCAGGTCGCGCCCTACTGCCCCGCGCGCACGCACAAGAACTGGCGCTGGATCATGGCCTACGGCGGCGGGCGTATCCTTGACTGGTGCGGCCACCACTGCGACATCGCGCACTGGGGCCTGGGCTTTGACCACACGGGCCCGATCAGCGCGGAGGGCACGGGCGAATTCAAGGACCCGCACCCGCTCTGGGACGCGCCGACGCACTACGATGTGGATTGCGTCTACGCGGACGGCATGGTGATGAATGTCAGCAGCGGCAACCGCAGTGGGACCAAATGGATCGGCGAGGACGGCTGGATCCACGTGGACCGGAGCGAAACCGAGGCGAGTAATCCCAATCTCCTCGAACACACCATCGGCGACCATGAAATCCGCCTCTACAAGAGCCGCAATCACATCGCCAATTTCCTGGAGTGCATCCGGACCCGGCAGGAGACCATCACCCCCGCCGAAACCGCCCACCGTTCCGCCACCATCGGCCACCTCTGCAACGCCGCGATCTATACCGGCCGGAAGGTGAACTGGAACCCGGTGACCGAGCGGGTCGTCGGCAACCGGGAAGCCAGTGCGATGATGTACCCGGTTTACCGGGCGCCGTGGAAGTTGTAA